The following coding sequences are from one Panicum hallii strain FIL2 chromosome 5, PHallii_v3.1, whole genome shotgun sequence window:
- the LOC112893771 gene encoding protein PLASTID TRANSCRIPTIONALLY ACTIVE 12, chloroplastic isoform X2: MASCSHPWRLFPGMSPPPAAGPISAPAPLRAQKYSMFARLPHRRRPLFLGTRRARIRCVKDDSLHFDPSKIEPPPYSSYLDSTSGQLEPASGARASIPGKEYWPEGTAARVRAARAPAPVGESAGAPSFGTKPGSRRRGYKEQVTSASGTEGAQTDDGKDDGEPVVAIVDPGDDASEEPKDSADEYVIYETPEEEELSEYDMDKMMGRPHPFIDPAKAMSLGEPKTSEELWWNWRRKSQKEEMWSRWQRRRPDVDTVFAKAMAETGQIKIFGDHPSRTEAALAKTRRHLYKEERLEAEQRRLEEIGPIAYYSEWVEAYKNKDTSREAIQKHFEETGEDENAQLIKMFQHQTAGEYRIMMGTDVRIQRDPLAMRMREDQIKQIWGGDPVYPTINYVQDPEEVIDYRGPEFHEPTPEVVPYLMEHGIMITKEELYARLNEERDDINQDITYIPEVKDPMATAVDIGEHSFNEDSDDEDEDVDKAAAQPESVEDGEDDAEEGEDKVRQNWSVLKSTGQAEKPKEKSKKGEMSLKEAIDDSENLTDFLMDFEEDE; the protein is encoded by the exons ATGGCGTCCTGCTCCCATCCATGGCGGCTCTTCCCAG GcatgtcgccgccgccggcggccggccccATCTCCGCGCCGGCCCCTCTTCGCGCCCAAAAGTACTCG ATGTTTGCCCGTTTGCCACACCGGAGGAGGCCGCTCTTCCTTGGGACGCGACGGGCCAGGATCAGGTGCGTCAAGGACGATTCGCTCCATTTCGACCCGTCGAAGATCGAGCCACCGCCGTACTCCAGCTACTTGGATTCCACGTCCGGCCAGCTCGAGCCGGCGTCCGGCGCCCGCGCGAGCATACCCGGGAAGGAGTACTGGCCGGAGGGCACCGCGGCCCGCGTGCGGGccgcgcgtgcgcctgccccgGTCGGGGAGTCGGCTGGGGCGCCTTCGTTTGGCACGAAACCCGGGAGCAGGAGGAGAGGGTACAAGGAGCAGGTGACGTCAGCATCAGGAACGGAGGGTGCGCAGACCGACGACGGCAAGGATGATGGTGAACCTGTCGTGGCCATTGTAGACCCTGGGGATGATGCGTCAGAAGAGCCAAAGGATTCGGCGGATGAATATGTCATTTATGAGACACCGGAGGAAGAGGAGTTGAGTGAGTATGACATGGACAAGATGATGGGGCGGCCGCATCCATTCATTGACCCAGCAAAGGCAATGTCGCTAGGGGAGCCCAAAACTAGTGAAGAGCTGTGGTGGAACTGGAGGAGGAAGTCTCAGAAGGAGGAAATGTGGTCAAGATGGCAGAGGAGGCGTCCAGATGTTGACACG GTTTTTGCAAAGGCAATGGCGGAGACTGGGCAAATTAAAATTTTTGGGGATCATCCTTCCCGGACAGAAGCTGCTCTTGCAAAGACGAGAAGACATTTGTACAAAGAGGAAAG GTTAGAAGCAGAGCAAAGGAGACTAGAAGAGATAGGGCCGATAGCGTACTATTCAGAATGGGTTGAAGCTTATAAAAACAAGGATACATCACGCGAAGCCATACAGAAGCACTTTGAGGAAACTGGTGAAGATGAGAATGCTCAACTTATAAAAATGTTCCAACACCAGACTGCTGGGGAATATCGTATCATGATGGGCACCGATGTGCGTATTCAGCGAGACCCTTTGGCCATGAGGATgcgggaagaccagatcaaacAGA TTTGGGGCGGTGATCCTGTCTATCCAACAATTAATTATGTTCAGGATCCTGAAGAAGTGATTGATTACAGAGGTCCAGAATTTCATGAGCCTACCCCTGAAGTTGTACCTTACCTGATGGAG CATGGGATAATGATCACAAAGGAAGAGCTGTATGCACGTCTGAATGAAGAGAGAGATGACATCAATCAAGATATAACG TATATTCCTGAAGTCAAAGATCCAATGGCTACTGCTGTTGATATAGGAGAGCATTCT TTTAATGAAGACAGTGATGATGAGGACGAGGATGTTGACAAAGCTGCTGCACAGCCTGAATCAGTAGAG GACGGGGAAGATGATGCTGAGGAAGGAGAAGACAAAGTGCGCCAGAATTGGAGTGTTCTAAAGTCTACTGGACAGGCTGAAAAGCCAAAG GAAAAATCAAAGAAAGGTGAAATGTCACTAAAAGAAGCCATTGATGATTCCGAGAACCTAACTGACTTTCTTATGGACTTTGAGGAAGACGAGTAA
- the LOC112893771 gene encoding protein PLASTID TRANSCRIPTIONALLY ACTIVE 12, chloroplastic isoform X1 translates to MASCSHPWRLFPGMSPPPAAGPISAPAPLRAQKYSKMFARLPHRRRPLFLGTRRARIRCVKDDSLHFDPSKIEPPPYSSYLDSTSGQLEPASGARASIPGKEYWPEGTAARVRAARAPAPVGESAGAPSFGTKPGSRRRGYKEQVTSASGTEGAQTDDGKDDGEPVVAIVDPGDDASEEPKDSADEYVIYETPEEEELSEYDMDKMMGRPHPFIDPAKAMSLGEPKTSEELWWNWRRKSQKEEMWSRWQRRRPDVDTVFAKAMAETGQIKIFGDHPSRTEAALAKTRRHLYKEERLEAEQRRLEEIGPIAYYSEWVEAYKNKDTSREAIQKHFEETGEDENAQLIKMFQHQTAGEYRIMMGTDVRIQRDPLAMRMREDQIKQIWGGDPVYPTINYVQDPEEVIDYRGPEFHEPTPEVVPYLMEHGIMITKEELYARLNEERDDINQDITYIPEVKDPMATAVDIGEHSFNEDSDDEDEDVDKAAAQPESVEDGEDDAEEGEDKVRQNWSVLKSTGQAEKPKEKSKKGEMSLKEAIDDSENLTDFLMDFEEDE, encoded by the exons ATGGCGTCCTGCTCCCATCCATGGCGGCTCTTCCCAG GcatgtcgccgccgccggcggccggccccATCTCCGCGCCGGCCCCTCTTCGCGCCCAAAAGTACTCG AAGATGTTTGCCCGTTTGCCACACCGGAGGAGGCCGCTCTTCCTTGGGACGCGACGGGCCAGGATCAGGTGCGTCAAGGACGATTCGCTCCATTTCGACCCGTCGAAGATCGAGCCACCGCCGTACTCCAGCTACTTGGATTCCACGTCCGGCCAGCTCGAGCCGGCGTCCGGCGCCCGCGCGAGCATACCCGGGAAGGAGTACTGGCCGGAGGGCACCGCGGCCCGCGTGCGGGccgcgcgtgcgcctgccccgGTCGGGGAGTCGGCTGGGGCGCCTTCGTTTGGCACGAAACCCGGGAGCAGGAGGAGAGGGTACAAGGAGCAGGTGACGTCAGCATCAGGAACGGAGGGTGCGCAGACCGACGACGGCAAGGATGATGGTGAACCTGTCGTGGCCATTGTAGACCCTGGGGATGATGCGTCAGAAGAGCCAAAGGATTCGGCGGATGAATATGTCATTTATGAGACACCGGAGGAAGAGGAGTTGAGTGAGTATGACATGGACAAGATGATGGGGCGGCCGCATCCATTCATTGACCCAGCAAAGGCAATGTCGCTAGGGGAGCCCAAAACTAGTGAAGAGCTGTGGTGGAACTGGAGGAGGAAGTCTCAGAAGGAGGAAATGTGGTCAAGATGGCAGAGGAGGCGTCCAGATGTTGACACG GTTTTTGCAAAGGCAATGGCGGAGACTGGGCAAATTAAAATTTTTGGGGATCATCCTTCCCGGACAGAAGCTGCTCTTGCAAAGACGAGAAGACATTTGTACAAAGAGGAAAG GTTAGAAGCAGAGCAAAGGAGACTAGAAGAGATAGGGCCGATAGCGTACTATTCAGAATGGGTTGAAGCTTATAAAAACAAGGATACATCACGCGAAGCCATACAGAAGCACTTTGAGGAAACTGGTGAAGATGAGAATGCTCAACTTATAAAAATGTTCCAACACCAGACTGCTGGGGAATATCGTATCATGATGGGCACCGATGTGCGTATTCAGCGAGACCCTTTGGCCATGAGGATgcgggaagaccagatcaaacAGA TTTGGGGCGGTGATCCTGTCTATCCAACAATTAATTATGTTCAGGATCCTGAAGAAGTGATTGATTACAGAGGTCCAGAATTTCATGAGCCTACCCCTGAAGTTGTACCTTACCTGATGGAG CATGGGATAATGATCACAAAGGAAGAGCTGTATGCACGTCTGAATGAAGAGAGAGATGACATCAATCAAGATATAACG TATATTCCTGAAGTCAAAGATCCAATGGCTACTGCTGTTGATATAGGAGAGCATTCT TTTAATGAAGACAGTGATGATGAGGACGAGGATGTTGACAAAGCTGCTGCACAGCCTGAATCAGTAGAG GACGGGGAAGATGATGCTGAGGAAGGAGAAGACAAAGTGCGCCAGAATTGGAGTGTTCTAAAGTCTACTGGACAGGCTGAAAAGCCAAAG GAAAAATCAAAGAAAGGTGAAATGTCACTAAAAGAAGCCATTGATGATTCCGAGAACCTAACTGACTTTCTTATGGACTTTGAGGAAGACGAGTAA
- the LOC112891686 gene encoding subtilisin-like protease SBT2.3, whose protein sequence is MGVARRKEHRAAAAACLFAVVVLGVLAGGAGVGAFEDGTAVYIITMKQAPVFHRRLNLEKFGSSRVANAGGGRGAASGGGGGGGAGDTPSTSVLRKPRHGSPKPMNYVSYLIRLQNLLLKKTLRGEHYIKLYSYRYLVNGFAVVITPQQADKLSRRNEVANVMLDYSVRTATTHTPEFLGLPQGAWVQEGGPQFAGQGVVVGLIDTGIDPTHPSFADDLSTDSYPVPAHYSGICEVTNDFPSGSCNRKLVGARHFAASAITRGVFNASQDLASPSDSDGHGTHTASIAAGNHGIPVVVAGHQFGNASGMAPRAHIAVYKALYKSFGGFAADVVAAIDQAAEDNVDIISLSITPNRRPPGLATFFNPIDMALLSAVKAGIFVVQAAGNTGPSPKSMSSYSPWIFTVGASAHDRVYNNYVVLGNNLTIQGVGLAPGTDGDSMYTLITAPHALKNNTVSPTEMSLGECQDSSRLDADLIKGKILVCSYSIRFVLGLSSVKQALDTANNVSAAGVIFYLDPFVLGFQLNPTPMRMPGLIIPSSDDSKVFLTYYNDSLVRDETSGQIVSFGGVAKILGGLNPNYGNSAPKVMFYSARGPDPEDNSLSNADILKPNLIAPGSSIWGAWSSLGLDSAEFAGESFAMLSGTSMAAPHVAGLAALIKQKFRSFSPAAIASALSTTTTLSDRQGKPIMAQRTYSNPDSTQSPATAFDMGNGFVNATAALDPGIIFDCGYNDFFSFLCGINGSNPVVTNYTGNSCAASTMTGADLNLPSITIAVLNQTRTITRTVTNVAADESYTVSYSAPYGTVVSVAPAQFVIPSGQKQLVTFVVNATMNSSTASFGSIGFYGDKGHRAIIPFSVISTVVYSS, encoded by the exons ATGGGGGTGGCGCGGAGGAAGGAGCACCGGGCGGCTGCCGCCGCATGCCTGTTCGCGGTGGTGGTTCTCGGGGTGttggcgggcggcgccggcgtcggcgcTTTCGAGGATGGCACGGCGGTGTACATTATCACCATGAAGCAGGCGCCGGTGTTCCACAGGCGCCTTAACTTGGAGAAGTTCGGGAGCAGCAGAGTTGCCAATgccggaggaggacgaggagccgccagcggcggcggaggcggagggggagCTGGGGACACCCCGAGCACCAGCGTGCTCAGGAAGCCGAG GCACGGTTCGCCCAAGCCTATGAATTATGTCTCATACCTCATTCGCCTTCAAAATTTACTATTGAAGAAGACGCTAAGAGGAGAACACTACATAAAGCTGTACAGCTACCGCTACTTGGTTAATGGTTTTGCTGTTGTCATCACTCCTCAGCAG GCAGACAAGCTATCGAGGAGAAATGAAGTAGCAAATGTGATGTTGGACTACTCAGTTAGGACAGCAACAACTCACACCCCTGAATTTCTTGGACTGCCGCAAGGAGCCTGGGTTCAAGAAGGTGGTCCGCAATTCGCTGGCCAGGGTGTTGTTGTTGGCCTCATTGACACAGGAATAGATCCAACCCACCCTAGCTTCGCAGATGATCTCTCAACTGATAGTTATCCAGTCCCTGCTCACTACTCAGGAATTTGTGAGGTTACAAATGATTTTCCATCTGGATCCTGCAACAGAAAGCTAGTAGGTGCTCGGCATTTTGCAGCATCTGCAATAACTAGAGGAGTCTTCAATGCTTCTCAAGATCTTGCTTCACCATCTGATAGTGATGGCCATGGGAC GCATACAGCATCCATTGCTGCTGGTAATCATGGAATTCCTGTTGTTGTGGCTGGACATCAATTTGGAAATGCAAGTGGCATGGCTCCTCGTGCACA CATTGCTGTCTATAAAGCTCTTTACAAAAGCTTTGGAGGTTTTGCTGCTGATGTAGTGGCTGCAATAGATCAG GCAGCTGAAGATAATGTTGACATCATCAGTTTATCCATTACTCCTAATCGGAGACCTCCCGGACTGGctacattcttcaacccaatAGATATGGCACTTCTATCAGCTGTAAAGGCTGGCATATTTGTGGTGCAGGCTGCAGGAAATACTGGCCCTTCCCCTAAGAGCATGTCTTCCTACAGTCCTTGGATATTTACTGTAGGAGCTTCTGCCCATGACAGGGTATATAACAACTATGTTGTACTTGGCAACAATTTAACCATTCAAGGAGTCGGACTTGCTC CTGGAACGGATGGTGATAGCATGTACACTCTAATTACTGCACCTCATGCACTGAAAAACAATACAGTCAGTCCTACTGAGATGTCCCTCGGGGAGTGCCAAGATTCAAGTCGCCTAGATGCTGATTTGATAAAAGGAAAGATACTAGTGTGCAGCTATTCTATAAGATTTGTACTTGGTCTTTCTTCAGTGAAACAAGCTTTAGATACAGCCAACAATGTCAGTGCTGCAGGAGTTATATTCTATTTGGACCCATTTGTTCTTGGGTTCCAGTTGAACCCAACGCCAATGCGCATGCCTGGACTTATAATACCATCGTCTGATGACTCTAAG GTATTTCTCACTTACTACAATGATTCCCTAGTGAGAGATGAGACATCAGGCCAAATTGTCAGCTTTGGCGGAGTTGCAAAAATATTAGGGGGCCTAAATCCGAATTATGGAAATTCTGCACCAAAAGTAATGTTCTATTCTGCTAGGGGTCCTGACCCTGAGGACAACTCACTGTCAAATGCTGATATCTTGAAACCAAATCTGATAGCACCTGGAAGTTCCATTTGGGGTGCTTGGAGTTCCCTTGGATTGGATTCTGCTGAATTTGCTG GTGAAAGTTTTGCAATGCTCTCGGGTACAAGTATGGCTGCACCCCATGTTGCCGGCCTTGCTGCTCTAATCAAGCAGAAGTTTCGTTCTTTTAGCCCAGCAGCTATAGCTTCTGCATTGTCTACGACTACGACTCTTAGTGACAGGCAAGGGAAACCAATCATGGCACAGCGAACTTACAGCAACCCAGACTCAACTCAATCTCCTGCTACAGCTTTTGATATGGGGAATGGCTTTGTCAATGCTACTGCTGCTTTAGACCCGGGGATAATATTTGATTGCG GTTACAACGATTTCTTCTCCTTTCTCTGTGGCATAAACGGGTCCAACCCAGTAGTGACAAACTACACAGGTAACAGCTGCGCGGCTTCCACCATGACAGGAGCAGATCTAAACCTTCCCTCAATCACCATAGCCGTGCTCAACCAGACAAGAACCATAACTAGAACGGTGACAAATGTAGCGGCTGACGAGAGCTACACGGTCAGCTACAGTGCTCCCTATGGAACCGTGGTCTCTGTGGCACCGGCGCAGTTTGTCATTCCGAGCGGGCAGAAGCAGCTCGTGACCTTCGTTGTAAACGCCACAATGAACAGCTCCACCGCAAGCTTCGGGAGCATCGGGTTCTACGGTGACAAAGGCCACAGGGCGATTATCCCGTTCTCAGTGATCTCCACGGTTGTATACAGTTCCTGA